The following coding sequences lie in one Phycicoccus duodecadis genomic window:
- a CDS encoding nitrate reductase subunit alpha, with the protein MDGSLSEAFVRSRRFFTRGTVSQDLRTISQVGGREADDFYRDRWSHDKVVRSTHGVNCTGSCSWKVYVKDGIITWETQQTDYPSVGPDSPEYEPRGCPRGAAFSWYTYSPTRVRYPYVRGVLLQMFREAKAQHDGDPVKAWAHIVENPRRAKTYKSARGKGGLVRATWEEASEIVAAAHVHTIKEYGPDRVAGFSPIPAMSMVSHASGARFVNLIGGSMLSFYDWYADLPVASPQVFGDQTDVPESGDWWNAGYLIMWGSNLPVTRTPDAHWMTEARYRGQKVIAVAPDYADNVKFADEWLAAKPGTDAALAMAMGHVVLKEFFVDRQSPYFTAYVKTYTDLPHLVRLEEAADGAYTAGKFLTAADLADHASEENAAFKTVLLDSATGEPVVPNGSLGHRYGEAGVGRWNLELGDVDPALSLLDTATESVLVRMPRFDTPDGAAADLPRGVPVRRVGGHLVTTVFDLLLAQYGVGRPGLPGEWPTGYDDAGSPYTPAWQEAITGVPAATAARIGREFAQNAEESKGRSMIVMGAGTNHWFHSDTIYRAFLTLTNLTGCQGVNGGGWAHYVGQEKVRPLTGYTQIANALDWNRPPRNMIQTAYWYLHTDQFRYDQFGADTLSATTGQGRLAGMSTADVIAQSARMGWMPSYPTFDRNPLDLSDDAAAAGTPVGEYVVDQLRSGALGFAGEDPDAPANHPRILSIWRANLLGSSGKGNEYFLKHLLGTDSSVRATETPEGQRPVDVTWRDEAPEGKLDLLMTIDFRQTSTTIFSDVVLPAATWYEKHDLNTTDMHPFVHSFNPAIAPPWQTRTDWDAWQTIAEKFSELAATRLGVRKDVVAVPLTHDTADAMANPHGVVRDWKKGECEPVPGVTMPKLVEVERDYGAVAAKMNALGPLMDTLGATTKGVTFELGAQVDYLRAKNGAVRGGVADGRPSLRKDVHVCEAILALSGTTNGHLATQGFKTLEKRTGVRLADLAEEHEGKQITFADTQGPPVPVITSPEWSGSETGGRRYSPFTINVERKKPWHTLTGRMHFYLDHDWLTELGEGLPVYRPPLNMAALFAEPALGTVSDGSAGQVEGLTVRYLTPHNKWSIHSEYQDNLFMLSLSRGGQNIWMSDRDAAKVGIKDNDWIEAVNRNGVVVARAIVSHRMPEGTVYMYHAQDRLIDVPLAETSGKRGGIHNSLTRLLVKPSHLVGGYAQLTYAFNYLGPTGNQRDEVTIIRKRSQDVTY; encoded by the coding sequence ATGGACGGTTCCCTCTCGGAGGCCTTCGTCCGCAGCCGGCGGTTCTTCACCCGGGGGACCGTCTCGCAGGACCTGCGGACCATCTCGCAGGTCGGCGGGCGCGAGGCGGACGACTTCTACCGCGACCGGTGGAGCCACGACAAGGTCGTCCGCTCCACCCACGGCGTGAACTGCACCGGGTCGTGCTCGTGGAAGGTCTACGTCAAGGACGGGATCATCACCTGGGAGACCCAGCAGACCGACTACCCCTCGGTCGGCCCCGACTCCCCCGAGTACGAGCCGCGCGGCTGCCCCCGCGGCGCGGCCTTCTCCTGGTACACCTACTCCCCCACCCGGGTCCGCTACCCCTACGTACGGGGCGTCCTGCTGCAGATGTTCCGTGAGGCCAAGGCCCAGCACGACGGGGACCCCGTGAAGGCCTGGGCGCACATCGTCGAGAACCCGCGGCGGGCCAAGACCTACAAGTCGGCCCGCGGCAAGGGCGGCCTGGTCCGCGCCACCTGGGAGGAGGCCAGCGAGATCGTCGCGGCCGCCCACGTCCACACCATCAAGGAGTACGGACCCGACCGGGTGGCCGGGTTCTCGCCCATCCCCGCGATGTCGATGGTGTCGCACGCCTCCGGGGCCCGGTTCGTCAACCTCATCGGGGGCTCGATGCTGAGCTTCTACGACTGGTACGCCGACCTGCCGGTGGCCTCGCCGCAGGTGTTCGGCGACCAGACCGACGTCCCCGAGTCCGGTGACTGGTGGAACGCCGGCTACCTGATCATGTGGGGCTCCAACCTGCCGGTGACCCGCACCCCGGACGCGCACTGGATGACGGAGGCCCGATACCGCGGCCAGAAGGTGATCGCGGTCGCCCCCGACTACGCCGACAACGTGAAGTTCGCCGACGAGTGGCTGGCCGCCAAGCCGGGCACCGACGCCGCGCTGGCGATGGCGATGGGCCACGTCGTGCTCAAGGAGTTCTTCGTCGACCGGCAGTCGCCCTACTTCACCGCGTACGTGAAGACCTACACCGACCTGCCCCACCTGGTCCGGCTCGAGGAGGCGGCCGACGGGGCGTACACGGCGGGCAAGTTCCTGACCGCCGCCGACCTCGCCGACCACGCGAGCGAGGAGAACGCCGCCTTCAAGACCGTGCTCCTCGACTCCGCCACCGGCGAGCCCGTGGTCCCCAACGGGTCCCTGGGCCACCGGTACGGCGAGGCCGGCGTGGGCCGCTGGAACCTCGAGCTCGGCGACGTCGACCCGGCCCTCTCCCTGCTGGACACCGCCACCGAGTCGGTCCTGGTCCGGATGCCGCGCTTCGACACCCCCGACGGCGCCGCCGCCGACCTCCCCCGCGGGGTCCCCGTGCGCCGCGTCGGCGGCCACCTGGTCACGACGGTGTTCGACCTGCTGTTGGCGCAGTACGGCGTCGGCCGCCCCGGCCTGCCGGGCGAGTGGCCGACCGGGTACGACGACGCCGGCTCGCCGTACACGCCCGCCTGGCAGGAGGCCATCACCGGTGTCCCGGCCGCCACCGCCGCCCGGATCGGGCGCGAGTTCGCGCAGAACGCCGAGGAGTCCAAGGGCCGGTCCATGATCGTCATGGGGGCGGGCACCAACCACTGGTTCCACTCCGACACGATCTACCGCGCCTTCCTCACCCTGACCAACCTCACCGGCTGCCAGGGGGTCAACGGCGGAGGCTGGGCCCACTACGTCGGCCAGGAGAAGGTGCGGCCCCTGACGGGCTACACCCAGATCGCGAACGCCCTCGACTGGAACCGCCCGCCGCGCAACATGATCCAGACCGCGTACTGGTACCTGCACACCGACCAGTTCCGCTACGACCAGTTCGGCGCCGACACCCTGTCGGCCACCACCGGCCAGGGCCGGCTCGCGGGGATGTCCACGGCCGACGTCATCGCCCAGAGCGCCCGGATGGGCTGGATGCCCTCGTACCCCACCTTCGACCGCAACCCGCTCGACCTCAGCGACGACGCGGCGGCGGCGGGCACGCCGGTCGGCGAGTACGTCGTCGACCAGCTGAGGTCCGGGGCGCTCGGTTTCGCCGGCGAGGACCCCGACGCGCCCGCGAACCACCCGAGGATCCTGTCGATCTGGCGGGCCAACCTGCTCGGCTCGTCCGGAAAGGGCAACGAGTACTTCCTCAAGCACCTGCTCGGCACCGACTCCTCGGTGCGGGCCACCGAGACGCCCGAGGGGCAACGCCCCGTCGACGTGACGTGGCGCGACGAGGCCCCCGAGGGCAAGCTCGACCTGCTCATGACGATCGACTTCCGCCAGACCAGCACCACGATCTTCTCCGACGTCGTCCTCCCGGCCGCGACCTGGTACGAGAAGCACGACCTCAACACCACCGACATGCACCCGTTCGTGCACTCCTTCAACCCCGCCATCGCCCCGCCCTGGCAGACCCGCACCGACTGGGACGCCTGGCAGACCATCGCCGAGAAGTTCAGCGAGCTCGCCGCCACCCGGCTCGGCGTCCGCAAGGACGTCGTCGCGGTGCCGCTCACCCACGACACCGCGGACGCCATGGCCAACCCCCACGGCGTCGTGCGCGACTGGAAGAAGGGCGAGTGCGAGCCGGTCCCCGGCGTCACGATGCCCAAGCTCGTCGAGGTGGAGCGCGACTACGGCGCGGTCGCCGCGAAGATGAACGCGCTCGGGCCCCTGATGGACACCCTGGGGGCCACCACGAAGGGCGTCACCTTCGAGCTGGGCGCGCAGGTCGACTACCTGCGGGCCAAGAACGGCGCCGTGCGCGGTGGCGTGGCCGACGGCCGGCCGTCGCTGCGCAAGGACGTCCACGTCTGCGAGGCGATCCTCGCGCTGTCGGGCACCACCAACGGCCACCTCGCCACGCAGGGCTTCAAGACCCTCGAGAAGCGCACCGGGGTGCGGCTGGCCGACCTGGCCGAGGAGCACGAGGGCAAGCAGATCACCTTCGCCGACACCCAGGGCCCGCCGGTGCCGGTGATCACCTCACCCGAGTGGTCGGGCTCCGAGACCGGCGGCCGGCGCTACTCGCCCTTCACCATCAACGTCGAGCGCAAGAAGCCCTGGCACACCCTGACCGGGCGGATGCACTTCTACCTCGACCACGACTGGCTGACCGAGCTCGGCGAGGGACTGCCGGTCTACCGGCCCCCGCTCAACATGGCCGCGCTGTTCGCGGAGCCCGCGCTGGGCACCGTGTCCGACGGCTCGGCCGGCCAGGTCGAGGGGCTGACCGTGCGGTACCTGACCCCGCACAACAAGTGGTCGATCCACTCCGAGTACCAGGACAACCTGTTCATGCTCTCGCTCTCGCGCGGCGGCCAGAACATCTGGATGAGCGACCGCGACGCGGCCAAGGTCGGCATCAAGGACAACGACTGGATCGAGGCGGTCAACCGCAACGGCGTCGTCGTGGCGCGCGCGATCGTCTCGCACCGGATGCCCGAAGGGACGGTGTACATGTACCACGCCCAGGACCGCCTGATCGACGTCCCGCTGGCGGAGACGTCCGGCAAGCGCGGCGGCATCCACAACTCGCTGACCCGGCTGCTCGTGAAGCCGTCCCACCTGGTCGGGGGGTACGCGCAGCTGACGTACGCGTTCAACTATCTCGGCCCCACCGGCAACCAACGCGACGAGGTCACCATCATCCGCAAGCGCAGCCAGGACGTGACGTACTGA
- the narH gene encoding nitrate reductase subunit beta yields the protein MRVMAQMAMVMNLDKCIGCHTCSVTCKQAWTNRSGTEYVWFNNVETRPGLGYPRTYENQEKWKGGWELTKRGRMRLRAGGRLKNLMTIFSNPILPSIGEYYEPWTYDYSTLTDAPAQEHTPVARPKSLISGQNMKIEWSANWDDDLGGATETAHRDPMLAKIADKVKFEFEQTFMFYLPRICEHCLNPSCAASCPSGAIYKREEDGIVLVDQDKCRGWRKCVSGCPYKKVYFNHRTGKAEKCTFCFPRIEVGLPTVCAETCVGRLRYIGLVLYDADKVLEAASTPDDTGLYEAQREVFLDPFDPEVVRAAEQAGIARDWVDAAQRSPIHALINTYKVALPLHPEYRTMPMVWYIPPLSPVVDVVAETGEDAEDTGNLFAAIDALRIPVEYLAELFTAGDVAPVDAVLKRLAAMRCYMRDINLGRDPDASIPAAVGMSEEEMYDMYRLLAIAKYDERYVIPPAHAEQAHSLEELGTECAVSEYGGGQHDLFGEGSGTPTPIAVENFQMLQDRQTSDSLTGPSSTKGRVNLLNWDGKGSPPGLFPPTGPDS from the coding sequence ATGAGAGTCATGGCCCAGATGGCGATGGTGATGAACCTCGACAAGTGCATCGGGTGCCACACCTGCTCGGTCACCTGCAAGCAGGCGTGGACCAACCGCTCGGGCACCGAGTACGTGTGGTTCAACAACGTCGAGACGCGGCCGGGGCTCGGCTACCCGCGCACCTACGAGAACCAGGAGAAGTGGAAGGGCGGCTGGGAGCTGACCAAGCGCGGGCGGATGAGGCTCAGGGCCGGAGGGCGCCTGAAGAACCTCATGACGATCTTCTCCAACCCGATCCTGCCCTCGATCGGCGAGTACTACGAGCCGTGGACCTACGACTACTCCACCCTCACCGACGCGCCCGCCCAGGAGCACACGCCGGTGGCCCGCCCGAAGTCGCTGATCAGCGGCCAGAACATGAAGATCGAGTGGTCGGCCAACTGGGACGACGACCTCGGGGGTGCCACCGAGACCGCGCACCGCGACCCGATGCTCGCCAAGATCGCCGACAAGGTGAAGTTCGAGTTCGAGCAGACCTTCATGTTCTACCTCCCCCGGATCTGCGAGCACTGCCTCAACCCCTCCTGCGCCGCGTCGTGCCCGAGCGGGGCGATCTACAAGCGCGAGGAGGACGGCATCGTCCTGGTCGACCAGGACAAGTGCCGGGGCTGGCGCAAGTGTGTCTCGGGCTGCCCCTACAAGAAGGTCTACTTCAACCACCGCACCGGCAAGGCCGAGAAGTGCACGTTCTGCTTCCCGCGCATCGAGGTCGGGCTGCCCACCGTGTGCGCCGAGACGTGCGTGGGCCGGCTGCGCTACATCGGCCTGGTCCTCTACGACGCCGACAAGGTCCTCGAGGCCGCCTCCACCCCCGACGACACCGGGCTCTACGAGGCCCAGCGCGAGGTCTTCCTCGACCCGTTCGACCCGGAGGTGGTCCGGGCGGCCGAGCAGGCCGGCATCGCCCGGGACTGGGTCGACGCGGCCCAGCGCTCCCCCATCCACGCCCTGATCAACACCTACAAGGTCGCGCTGCCGCTCCATCCGGAGTACCGCACGATGCCCATGGTCTGGTACATCCCGCCGCTGTCCCCCGTGGTCGACGTGGTGGCCGAGACCGGGGAGGACGCCGAGGACACCGGCAACCTCTTCGCGGCCATCGACGCCCTGCGGATCCCGGTCGAGTACCTCGCCGAGCTCTTCACGGCAGGCGACGTGGCACCGGTGGACGCCGTGCTCAAGCGGCTCGCCGCGATGCGCTGCTACATGCGCGACATCAACCTGGGCCGCGACCCGGACGCGTCGATCCCGGCCGCGGTCGGGATGAGCGAGGAGGAGATGTACGACATGTACCGCCTCCTCGCCATCGCGAAGTACGACGAGCGCTACGTCATCCCGCCCGCGCACGCCGAGCAGGCGCACTCCCTGGAGGAGCTCGGCACCGAGTGCGCGGTGTCGGAGTACGGCGGCGGCCAGCACGACCTGTTCGGGGAGGGTTCCGGGACGCCGACGCCGATCGCGGTGGAGAACTTCCAGATGCTGCAGGACCGGCAGACCTCCGACTCGCTGACCGGGCCGAGCAGCACGAAGGGCCGGGTCAACCTGCTCAACTGGGACGGCAAGGGCTCCCCGCCCGGGCTGTTCCCCCCGACGGGTCCGGACTCGTGA
- the narJ gene encoding nitrate reductase molybdenum cofactor assembly chaperone — translation MNGRRPAATLPADQLTIVWQSVSLLLDYPDEALLARADLLRSAADRLPPALGGSLRAFLDHLESTPLPQLQADYVETFDTRRRCTLFLTYFAHGDTRKRGMALLRFKQSYLRAGVELDDEELPDHLCVVLEFAATVDQEVGRDLMLDHRAGLELLRLSLRDRGSPWAPLLDAVTATLPPLRGDERDAVRRLAAEGPPEEEVGLAPFANPGFSPGAPPETAAGSISLPMPSFPGARA, via the coding sequence GTGAACGGCCGTCGCCCGGCAGCGACCCTGCCCGCCGACCAGCTCACCATCGTGTGGCAGTCGGTCTCGCTCCTCCTCGACTACCCGGACGAGGCCCTCCTGGCCCGCGCCGACCTGCTGCGCTCGGCCGCCGACCGGCTGCCCCCGGCCCTCGGCGGCTCGCTGCGGGCCTTCCTGGACCACCTGGAGTCCACCCCGCTGCCGCAGCTGCAGGCCGACTACGTCGAGACCTTCGACACCCGGCGCCGCTGCACCCTGTTCCTGACGTACTTCGCCCACGGGGACACCCGCAAGCGGGGGATGGCGCTGCTGCGGTTCAAGCAGAGCTACCTGCGGGCCGGGGTCGAGCTCGACGACGAGGAGCTGCCCGACCACCTCTGTGTGGTGCTGGAGTTCGCCGCGACGGTCGACCAGGAGGTGGGGCGCGACCTGATGCTCGACCACCGCGCCGGGCTCGAGCTGCTGCGGCTCTCGCTGCGCGACCGCGGCTCACCGTGGGCGCCCCTGCTCGACGCCGTCACCGCCACCTTGCCGCCACTGCGGGGTGACGAGCGGGATGCCGTCCGCCGCCTCGCCGCCGAAGGTCCTCCCGAGGAGGAGGTCGGCCTCGCCCCGTTCGCCAACCCGGGCTTCAGCCCGGGCGCACCGCCCGAGACCGCCGCGGGCTCCATCTCCCTGCCGATGCCGTCCTTCCCGGGAGCCCGCGCATGA
- the narI gene encoding respiratory nitrate reductase subunit gamma yields MNQFLFVVFPYLCLATFVVGHVWRYRYDKFGWTTRSSQLYENRLLRIGSPLFHFGMLGVVGGHIIGLLVPQAWTDWAGISERAYHVVAVAGGLLAGVMTVVGMAILIYRRRTVGPVFSATTPMDKVMYAFLGVVIVLGMWNTVAGSILTIGGVYNYREGVSVWYRSFLAFQPDAALMAQAPLGFRLHALVAFGLFALWPFTRLVHVFSAPVGYLTRPYIVYRSRDDAALGSHSPRRGWDRVGG; encoded by the coding sequence ATGAACCAGTTCCTCTTCGTCGTCTTCCCCTACCTGTGCCTGGCGACCTTCGTGGTGGGCCACGTGTGGCGCTACCGGTACGACAAGTTCGGCTGGACCACCCGCTCGTCCCAGCTGTACGAGAACCGCCTGCTGCGCATCGGGAGCCCCCTGTTCCACTTCGGGATGCTCGGTGTCGTCGGCGGCCACATCATCGGGCTGCTGGTGCCGCAGGCGTGGACGGACTGGGCCGGCATCAGCGAGCGCGCGTACCACGTGGTGGCGGTCGCGGGCGGCCTGCTGGCCGGGGTGATGACCGTGGTCGGCATGGCGATCCTGATCTACCGGCGCCGCACCGTCGGCCCCGTCTTCTCGGCCACGACACCCATGGACAAGGTCATGTACGCCTTCCTGGGGGTGGTCATCGTCCTCGGCATGTGGAACACCGTCGCCGGCTCGATCCTCACCATCGGTGGCGTGTACAACTACCGCGAGGGCGTGTCCGTCTGGTACCGCTCGTTCCTCGCGTTCCAGCCCGACGCCGCACTCATGGCGCAGGCACCCCTGGGGTTCCGGCTGCACGCCCTGGTCGCCTTCGGGCTGTTCGCGCTGTGGCCGTTCACCCGGCTGGTCCACGTGTTCAGCGCCCCCGTGGGGTACCTGACGCGTCCGTACATCGTCTACCGGAGCCGCGACGACGCCGCCCTCGGCAGCCACTCCCCCCGGCGGGGCTGGGACCGGGTCGGCGGCTGA
- a CDS encoding LuxR family transcriptional regulator translates to MSNVSLTALAREQLELATAASSGRSAHTVFGGHEHRLRQTVIALGSGTRLAEHANPGEATVHVLHGRVRLDAGDAGWEAAAGHLLAVPDGPHSVLALEDAVILLTAVNRA, encoded by the coding sequence ATGTCCAACGTCTCCCTGACCGCCCTCGCCCGCGAGCAGCTGGAGCTCGCGACCGCCGCGTCCAGCGGCCGCAGCGCCCACACCGTCTTCGGCGGCCACGAGCACCGGCTGCGCCAGACGGTGATCGCGCTCGGCTCCGGCACGCGCCTCGCCGAGCACGCCAACCCCGGCGAGGCGACGGTGCACGTGCTCCACGGGCGGGTGCGGCTGGACGCGGGCGACGCCGGCTGGGAGGCCGCCGCCGGCCACCTCCTCGCCGTCCCGGACGGCCCGCACTCGGTGCTGGCCCTCGAGGACGCCGTGATCCTGCTGACGGCGGTCAACCGGGCGTGA
- a CDS encoding YajQ family cyclic di-GMP-binding protein yields MADSSFDIASTYDKQEVANAVNTAAKEIANRYDFKNVGARVELSDTVIKMEANSEERCKAVLDVVETWLIKRGVSLKHLDIPEAGPRLSGKEYKLDVPLKEGISSENAKKITKIIRDEGPRGVKTQIQGDEVRVTSKSRDDLQAVQRLLKDAELDVALTYTNYR; encoded by the coding sequence ATGGCCGACAGCAGCTTCGACATCGCGAGCACCTACGACAAGCAGGAGGTCGCCAACGCCGTGAACACCGCGGCCAAGGAGATCGCCAACCGCTATGACTTCAAGAACGTGGGTGCCCGGGTCGAGCTCTCGGACACGGTGATCAAGATGGAAGCCAACAGCGAGGAGCGCTGCAAGGCCGTGCTCGACGTGGTCGAGACCTGGCTCATCAAGCGCGGCGTCTCGCTGAAGCACCTCGACATCCCGGAGGCCGGCCCGCGGCTCTCGGGCAAGGAGTACAAGCTCGACGTACCCCTCAAGGAGGGCATCTCGTCCGAGAACGCCAAGAAGATCACCAAGATCATCCGCGACGAGGGGCCCCGAGGCGTCAAGACCCAGATCCAGGGCGACGAGGTACGCGTCACCAGCAAGTCGCGCGACGACCTCCAGGCGGTGCAGCGCCTGCTGAAGGACGCCGAGCTCGACGTCGCGCTGACGTACACCAACTACCGCTGA
- a CDS encoding magnesium chelatase translates to MSVPPAISTAGELRAAGHEARPLRAELRANLLAALREGRDPWPGLHGFAQTVIPQVERALLAGHDIVLLGERGQGKTRLLRSLVGLLDEWTPVIDGSELGEHPFEPITVESRRRAAELGDALPVTWRHRDERYAEKLATPDTSVADLIGDVDPMRVAEGRRLGDPETIHFGLIPRSHRGIVAINELPDLAERIQVAMLNVMEERDIQIRGYVLRLPLDVLVVASANPEDYTNRGRIITPLKDRFGAEIRTHYPRELAAEVAVIRQEADLVATVPDALVEIVARFTRGLRASGSVDQRSGVSARFSIAAAETVAAAALHRASTQGEDHAVARVVDLEAALEVLRGKVELETGEEGREREILGHLLRTATAETARARLGGIDMAVLVSAIEDGAMVTTGEQVSARAFLDALPVLGESELYDAIAERLGAGDHGERASAVELALEGLYLARRISKDSDGSETVYG, encoded by the coding sequence ATGAGCGTCCCTCCCGCCATCTCCACCGCCGGTGAGCTCCGCGCCGCCGGCCACGAGGCCCGGCCGCTGCGCGCCGAGCTCCGCGCCAACCTCCTCGCCGCGCTGCGCGAAGGGCGCGACCCCTGGCCGGGCCTGCACGGCTTCGCCCAGACCGTCATCCCCCAGGTCGAGCGGGCCCTGCTCGCCGGCCACGACATCGTCCTGCTCGGCGAGCGCGGGCAGGGCAAGACCCGCCTGCTGCGCAGCCTGGTCGGGCTGCTCGACGAGTGGACCCCTGTCATCGACGGCTCCGAGCTCGGCGAGCACCCCTTCGAGCCCATCACCGTCGAGTCGCGGCGCCGGGCCGCCGAGCTGGGCGACGCCCTCCCGGTCACCTGGCGCCACCGCGACGAGCGCTACGCCGAGAAGCTCGCCACCCCTGACACCAGCGTCGCCGACCTGATCGGCGACGTCGACCCGATGCGGGTGGCCGAGGGCCGCCGGCTCGGCGACCCCGAGACGATCCACTTCGGGCTCATCCCCCGCAGCCACCGCGGCATCGTCGCGATCAACGAGCTGCCCGACCTCGCCGAACGCATCCAGGTCGCGATGCTCAACGTGATGGAGGAGCGCGACATCCAGATCCGCGGGTACGTGCTCCGGCTGCCCCTCGACGTCCTGGTGGTCGCGAGCGCCAACCCCGAGGACTACACCAACCGCGGGCGGATCATCACCCCGCTGAAGGACCGCTTCGGGGCCGAGATCCGCACCCACTACCCGCGCGAGCTCGCGGCCGAGGTCGCCGTCATCCGGCAGGAGGCCGACCTGGTCGCCACCGTGCCCGACGCGCTGGTCGAGATCGTCGCGCGGTTCACCCGCGGCCTGCGCGCCTCGGGCTCGGTCGACCAGCGCTCGGGCGTCTCGGCCCGCTTCTCCATCGCCGCGGCCGAGACCGTCGCGGCCGCGGCGCTGCACCGCGCCAGCACCCAGGGCGAGGACCACGCCGTCGCGCGCGTCGTCGACCTCGAGGCCGCGCTCGAGGTGCTCCGCGGCAAGGTCGAGCTCGAGACCGGCGAGGAGGGCCGCGAGCGCGAGATCCTCGGGCACCTGCTCCGCACGGCCACCGCCGAGACCGCCCGGGCCCGCCTGGGCGGCATCGACATGGCCGTGCTGGTCAGCGCCATCGAGGACGGCGCCATGGTCACCACCGGCGAGCAGGTCAGCGCCCGGGCCTTCCTCGACGCGCTGCCCGTGCTCGGCGAGTCCGAGCTCTACGACGCCATCGCCGAGCGCCTCGGCGCCGGCGACCACGGCGAGCGGGCCAGCGCCGTCGAGCTGGCGCTCGAGGGGCTGTACCTGGCGCGCCGCATCTCCAAGGACAGCGACGGCTCGGAGACCGTCTATGGCTGA